A portion of the uncultured Draconibacterium sp. genome contains these proteins:
- a CDS encoding TonB-dependent receptor produces MKTFLSIFLLLFIVSSSVAQSKRRDKVKRKYRNVETVSRELPTIYVRGSVYDSNYQLLPGANVTVDGTHKGVNTNEDGEYFITNLMPGRARIRVSFVGYKTRTVDIILQEGRNEKNVMMPTDDIHLEPILVSAQKREQQLLDVPTAISSVSNQLMNQANITELSTLGEFVPGLYVREQGANRPTFSIRGLSSDEVSPSAQPRVSVFFNNVPINRANSASLELYDMDRVEVLKGPQNTLFGRGAQAGAVHYVSKMPENKIYGSVTAGLGDYGQQEYRGMLNVPIIDNKLMLRAAGIYNLRNGYIENTFGGDLMGKETLAGRFAVRFRPAWNHRFDVVLNYQKDDTPGIAFMPDSLPNTNGDIGIFSGVASHEQGKNLGTGKELFDATLNYRFYITEHTYWTSVTSYRKTDASSRWDGDGTASAAINMAEYAGASQFYQEIRGNFSQNSRLNGSLGGSFWREKADQTYWFSPNEQHLASLMLLPEPTPVMPDGQPMVIPAIPNYDPELDTTIYVSLPTDHQEEMYSKATNMAVEGFMDLNYQLSRKFFVSAGVRMVYDRYKLNSSSSFTSGSPSVLGSFTGNYPNVFFLPYDSKEIKKNTLSFTWHGGLKYRFNEYGNIYANYSRGRRPAVLQFTSTGEEEVLEPEILDNFELGFKGSFYDRVFVDVNGFYSLYKDFQTRAWVVDNEDENEKVEYNLLFKDGGQATSYGVEANLRVAIIEQLDMFANYAWLKTEFDSTDVDGSEQLYAGNVFSLAPEHSFAIGLNARVNITPNIKLFVTPSYSYKSHMYFEDANTPGLEQDGYGLLNINGGLELADPNIRLTIWANNVLDEQYITSAGNTGSLFGVPTFVPGPPRMIGTKLTWNFTKEDRRRRRR; encoded by the coding sequence ATGAAGACTTTCTTAAGTATATTTCTCCTTTTATTTATCGTTTCAAGCTCGGTTGCTCAAAGCAAACGTCGCGATAAAGTAAAACGTAAATACCGCAATGTTGAAACAGTTTCGCGCGAGTTACCAACCATTTATGTTCGCGGCTCGGTGTACGATAGCAATTACCAACTATTGCCTGGCGCTAATGTAACAGTTGATGGAACGCATAAAGGGGTAAACACCAACGAAGACGGCGAATATTTTATTACCAACCTTATGCCTGGAAGGGCGCGTATTCGTGTTTCGTTTGTTGGCTATAAAACCCGAACGGTAGATATTATACTGCAGGAAGGTCGCAACGAAAAAAATGTGATGATGCCTACCGACGACATTCACCTGGAACCTATTTTGGTGAGTGCCCAAAAACGCGAACAACAGTTGCTTGATGTTCCAACAGCTATTTCATCGGTAAGCAATCAGTTGATGAACCAAGCTAATATTACAGAACTCAGTACCCTGGGCGAATTTGTTCCGGGACTGTATGTGCGCGAGCAAGGCGCTAACCGGCCTACTTTTTCCATTCGCGGATTAAGCAGCGACGAGGTAAGTCCAAGCGCGCAACCGCGCGTTTCAGTATTTTTTAATAATGTGCCAATAAACCGTGCCAATTCTGCTTCGCTCGAGTTGTACGATATGGACAGGGTGGAAGTACTCAAGGGACCGCAAAACACACTTTTCGGAAGAGGAGCACAAGCCGGTGCGGTTCATTATGTCAGCAAAATGCCCGAAAATAAAATTTATGGAAGCGTAACTGCCGGATTGGGCGATTATGGCCAGCAGGAATACCGGGGAATGCTTAACGTTCCGATAATCGACAACAAATTAATGCTGCGTGCAGCGGGGATTTACAACTTGCGCAATGGTTACATTGAAAATACTTTTGGCGGCGACCTGATGGGTAAAGAAACACTTGCAGGGCGTTTTGCCGTACGTTTCCGGCCGGCATGGAACCACCGTTTCGATGTGGTACTCAACTATCAGAAAGACGACACGCCGGGAATTGCATTTATGCCCGACAGCCTGCCAAATACCAACGGAGACATTGGGATATTTAGCGGAGTAGCCTCGCACGAGCAGGGCAAAAACCTGGGAACAGGCAAAGAGCTTTTTGATGCCACACTAAACTACCGATTTTACATAACCGAGCATACTTACTGGACAAGTGTTACTTCGTACCGCAAAACAGATGCCTCATCGCGGTGGGATGGCGACGGTACGGCATCGGCAGCTATAAATATGGCTGAGTACGCAGGAGCATCGCAATTTTATCAGGAAATTCGGGGAAATTTCTCACAAAACAGTCGTTTGAATGGCTCGCTGGGTGGTAGTTTCTGGCGCGAAAAAGCCGACCAGACATATTGGTTTTCGCCCAATGAACAACATTTGGCAAGTTTGATGTTATTGCCCGAGCCTACACCGGTGATGCCCGATGGCCAACCGATGGTAATTCCTGCTATTCCGAATTACGACCCGGAACTGGATACTACGATTTATGTTTCTTTACCGACCGATCACCAGGAAGAAATGTACAGCAAAGCCACTAACATGGCGGTGGAAGGTTTTATGGATTTAAACTACCAGCTTTCGCGGAAGTTTTTTGTATCAGCGGGAGTACGAATGGTTTACGACCGTTATAAACTGAACAGCTCGTCTTCTTTTACAAGTGGCTCGCCTTCAGTACTGGGTTCATTTACCGGAAACTATCCCAACGTTTTCTTTCTACCATACGACTCAAAAGAGATCAAGAAAAATACACTTTCGTTTACCTGGCACGGAGGTTTAAAATATCGCTTTAACGAGTACGGAAATATTTACGCCAACTATTCGCGCGGACGCCGCCCTGCCGTGTTACAGTTTACTTCAACAGGCGAAGAAGAAGTGCTAGAGCCGGAAATTCTCGACAATTTTGAGTTGGGCTTTAAAGGTTCGTTTTATGATCGTGTGTTTGTTGATGTAAACGGTTTCTACTCGCTATACAAAGATTTTCAAACACGTGCATGGGTAGTCGACAACGAAGACGAAAACGAAAAAGTAGAATACAACCTCCTGTTTAAAGATGGTGGTCAAGCGACATCGTACGGTGTCGAAGCGAATTTACGCGTGGCAATTATTGAACAACTGGATATGTTTGCCAATTATGCCTGGCTGAAAACCGAATTCGACTCTACCGATGTGGATGGCTCGGAACAGTTGTATGCCGGCAATGTTTTTAGCCTGGCACCGGAACACAGTTTTGCCATTGGATTGAACGCACGGGTGAACATCACGCCAAACATTAAACTGTTTGTAACACCATCGTATTCGTATAAATCGCACATGTATTTTGAAGATGCCAACACGCCCGGTCTGGAGCAGGACGGTTATGGCTTGCTGAATATTAACGGCGGACTGGAACTGGCTGATCCGAATATTCGCCTAACCATTTGGGCCAATAATGTGCTTGATGAACAATACATTACCAGTGCCGGAAATACCGGAAGCCTGTTTGGCGTGCCAACCTTTGTGCCGGGTCCTCCACGCATGATCGGCACTAAATTGACATGGAATTTTACGAAGGAGGATAGGCGGAGAAGGAGACGATAG
- a CDS encoding SusD/RagB family nutrient-binding outer membrane lipoprotein, with protein sequence MKKYILSALFFVWIFSSCSDLEELNENPNNVPETHPQLLLTDIEWNAFQVEGVSPMFASRMVVQTDGENANQYYNWTRAGFDDYAQLRNVTKMMEEAERIESSAYTALGKFFRAYYFYNLTLTFGDVPYSNALKGETDEIYAPAYDSQQAIFKGILQELQDADALLANDNSIIAGDIIYNGSTSKWRKCINSFRLKVLITLSEKEADTDLNVKNTFASIYNNAPLIESNADNGQLVFIDELGSRYTEYNSSSYGSARYMDSTFVKRLQDLNDPRLFVFCGQTRNAKEAGLAINDFSAYEGGDPIAPYNDVNLKAAAGKVSKVNLRYTTDPTTEPHVFLGYSELQLILAEASVRGWISSSAQEHYENAVKASFDFYNTNAADYAEYVNAASADEYLQGELVDFTNATSTEEQLQLIMLQKYIPSFLQGGWRMYFDHLRTGYPEFRIEGTNTPPLRWMYPTSEYQQNGEHVSAAISAQFGEGNDKIRETTWWLK encoded by the coding sequence ATGAAAAAATATATTTTATCAGCACTATTTTTTGTTTGGATATTTAGTTCTTGCAGCGATTTGGAGGAACTAAATGAAAACCCGAACAACGTACCTGAAACGCACCCTCAGCTTCTGCTAACCGATATTGAGTGGAATGCTTTCCAGGTGGAAGGAGTGAGCCCAATGTTTGCCTCGCGAATGGTAGTTCAAACCGATGGAGAAAATGCCAACCAGTATTACAACTGGACACGTGCCGGTTTTGATGATTATGCGCAACTGCGAAACGTTACCAAAATGATGGAAGAAGCTGAACGTATTGAAAGTTCGGCTTACACAGCATTGGGTAAATTTTTCCGCGCCTACTACTTTTATAATCTTACACTAACTTTTGGCGACGTTCCGTACTCTAATGCACTAAAAGGTGAGACCGACGAAATTTATGCCCCGGCTTACGATTCGCAACAAGCCATTTTTAAAGGTATTTTGCAGGAACTGCAAGATGCAGATGCGTTGCTGGCAAACGACAACAGCATTATTGCGGGCGATATTATATACAACGGAAGCACAAGTAAATGGCGCAAATGCATCAACTCGTTTCGCTTAAAAGTATTGATTACACTATCGGAGAAAGAAGCAGATACCGACCTGAACGTAAAAAATACTTTTGCAAGCATTTATAACAATGCTCCGCTAATTGAATCGAATGCCGACAACGGCCAATTGGTATTTATCGACGAGTTGGGTAGTCGTTACACCGAATACAATAGTAGTAGTTACGGATCGGCAAGATACATGGACTCAACTTTTGTTAAACGTCTTCAGGATTTAAACGATCCCCGTTTGTTTGTTTTTTGCGGACAAACACGTAACGCTAAAGAGGCAGGTTTGGCCATCAACGATTTTTCGGCTTACGAAGGTGGCGACCCAATTGCTCCGTACAACGATGTTAATCTGAAAGCAGCTGCCGGAAAAGTATCGAAAGTAAATTTAAGGTACACTACCGATCCAACAACTGAGCCTCATGTATTTCTGGGATATTCAGAATTGCAGCTGATTCTTGCCGAAGCGAGCGTACGTGGATGGATCAGCTCTTCGGCGCAAGAACACTACGAAAACGCAGTAAAAGCATCGTTCGATTTCTATAATACAAATGCCGCCGATTATGCTGAATATGTAAACGCAGCATCAGCAGACGAATATTTGCAGGGCGAGTTGGTTGACTTTACCAATGCAACATCAACCGAAGAGCAACTGCAACTTATCATGCTTCAAAAATATATCCCTTCTTTTCTGCAAGGCGGATGGAGAATGTATTTTGATCATCTGCGCACTGGTTATCCTGAGTTCAGAATTGAAGGCACAAACACCCCTCCTTTGCGTTGGATGTACCCAACAAGCGAGTACCAACAAAACGGCGAGCACGTTAGCGCAGCAATTTCTGCACAATTTGGAGAAGGTAACGACAAAATCAGAGAGACAACCTGGTGGTTAAAATAG
- a CDS encoding SusC/RagA family TonB-linked outer membrane protein, whose product MKHFILTIGFLLMGLVLFAQKQEITGKITETNGVSLPGVTIMEKGTSNGTVSDSEGNYRIEVSENATLQFSFIGYTTKEVPLAGKSVLNVELKEDLREIDEVIVTALGISQEKKALGYATQEVKSETITSVNAPNMGNMLSGQVAGLTVDTKTGIFQSPDFQLRGKAPLIVIDEVPVETDFFDVSSADIENIVVLKGPTASSLYGSRGRNGAILITTKKAAREGLNITVSNSTMISAGYTVFPETQTDYGNGSNGQYEFWDGQDGGISDGDMIWGPKFSDNLEIPQWNSPIYDNVTGETIPWWGDVSGTQYDDKSRYSRVPIPWEYHNNLKDFMSTGVVSTTNFSIASKNEKASTRFSGFYQTEKGRVPNSKLKTGGMTFNGLYKLTSNFTVDAKLAYNKVYSPNYPRYGYGPRNHMYTILIWMGDDVNGQDLKEHMYIPGQEGYRQANYNYAWYNNVYFAANELNQKHDRNTVNGQVKLKWDITEDLSLQGRSSAVLKHTFEDRQSPKSYLNYGDPREGDYKTWNTDQVNVDNDILLSYKKDFSEKFGLSANAGASMFYKKYQQEYNATDGLVVPWVYSLNNSLGNVKASTNYQEREIRSVFGTLSVDMLDAFFLTVTARNDWSSTLPTSNNSYFYPSVSLSTLVSNLVELPEAVDYLKLYGSWAEVSSDLSPYQISSYYSNSGMYNGNSRVSYPGTIVNPNIKPEKSTSFELGLSSVFMKNRLSFDFTYYNIVDENQIIDLSISDASGFASRKVNGNQYTTNGFEVMLSANPVRKSNFRWDVGFNWTTSIKKLTEIYGGANKYGNYSLDERVDNFYGTGWMKTADGQLIVSEETGLPSKDPNPQMLGHRDPNWKFGLQNHFKYGKLSLDVDIDGSFGGVMWSRTVEKMWWGGKHPNSVEFRDAEYAAGHPVYVPDAVNVVSGELTTDTDGNVISDTREYKTNATALSWQTWSQNYPYRAYVTQAESEKFANVFDRSFVKLRKVSFTYDLTDLVNVNAFKKIEASAYGYNLAMWKKADIIDPDFGNDDNLQDPSSRYIGLGLTVTF is encoded by the coding sequence ATGAAACACTTTATTTTAACTATTGGATTTCTGCTTATGGGCTTGGTTCTATTTGCCCAAAAGCAAGAAATCACGGGAAAAATTACTGAAACCAACGGAGTTTCATTACCCGGAGTAACTATTATGGAAAAAGGAACTTCGAACGGAACAGTTTCCGATTCTGAAGGGAATTACCGCATTGAAGTCAGTGAAAATGCAACGCTGCAATTTTCGTTTATTGGCTACACTACAAAGGAAGTTCCGCTTGCAGGCAAGTCGGTTTTGAATGTAGAATTGAAAGAAGACCTACGGGAAATTGACGAAGTAATTGTAACCGCACTGGGGATTAGCCAGGAGAAAAAAGCATTGGGTTACGCCACTCAGGAAGTAAAATCGGAAACAATTACAAGCGTTAATGCACCCAACATGGGAAACATGCTTAGCGGACAAGTTGCCGGTTTAACGGTTGACACAAAAACAGGAATTTTCCAAAGCCCTGATTTTCAGCTACGCGGAAAAGCACCGTTGATTGTTATTGACGAAGTGCCCGTTGAAACAGACTTTTTTGATGTTTCGTCGGCTGACATTGAAAACATTGTTGTACTTAAAGGACCTACCGCCTCATCGCTTTACGGATCGAGAGGAAGAAACGGAGCCATTCTTATTACAACTAAAAAAGCAGCACGAGAAGGACTGAATATAACCGTTTCGAACAGCACCATGATTTCGGCCGGTTACACTGTTTTCCCTGAAACACAAACCGACTACGGAAACGGATCGAATGGCCAGTACGAGTTCTGGGACGGACAAGATGGCGGAATCTCAGATGGTGATATGATTTGGGGGCCTAAATTTTCTGACAACCTTGAAATTCCGCAGTGGAACAGCCCTATTTACGATAATGTTACCGGAGAAACTATTCCATGGTGGGGCGATGTTTCGGGCACACAGTACGACGACAAATCGCGTTACTCGCGCGTACCAATTCCGTGGGAATACCACAACAACCTGAAAGATTTTATGAGCACCGGAGTTGTGTCAACCACCAACTTTTCAATTGCTTCAAAAAACGAAAAAGCTTCAACACGCTTTTCAGGTTTTTATCAAACGGAAAAAGGCCGCGTTCCTAACTCAAAACTAAAAACCGGAGGAATGACCTTTAACGGCTTGTACAAGCTTACATCAAACTTTACCGTTGATGCCAAATTAGCTTACAACAAAGTTTATTCGCCTAACTACCCGCGCTACGGTTACGGCCCACGTAACCACATGTACACTATTCTTATTTGGATGGGTGACGATGTAAACGGACAGGACCTGAAAGAACACATGTATATTCCTGGACAAGAAGGCTACCGCCAGGCCAACTACAACTACGCCTGGTACAACAACGTATATTTTGCTGCCAACGAGCTAAACCAAAAACACGACCGCAACACTGTTAACGGACAGGTAAAATTGAAGTGGGATATTACTGAGGATCTTAGTTTGCAAGGAAGAAGTTCTGCAGTATTGAAACACACTTTTGAAGATCGCCAAAGTCCGAAATCGTATCTAAACTACGGCGATCCGCGCGAAGGTGATTACAAAACATGGAACACCGACCAGGTGAATGTTGATAATGATATTTTACTTTCGTACAAAAAAGATTTCTCAGAGAAATTTGGGTTAAGTGCCAATGCCGGTGCATCAATGTTTTACAAAAAATACCAGCAGGAATACAACGCTACCGATGGTTTAGTGGTTCCGTGGGTATACAGTTTAAATAACTCGCTGGGAAATGTAAAAGCATCAACCAATTACCAGGAGCGCGAGATCCGCAGTGTTTTCGGAACATTGTCAGTTGATATGCTTGATGCATTTTTCCTGACGGTTACCGCACGTAACGACTGGTCTTCAACACTGCCAACTTCAAACAATTCGTATTTCTACCCCTCAGTATCGTTAAGTACTTTGGTATCAAACCTGGTGGAATTACCAGAGGCAGTTGATTATCTAAAACTGTATGGTTCGTGGGCCGAAGTATCGAGTGATTTAAGTCCTTACCAAATCTCGTCGTACTACAGCAACAGCGGTATGTACAACGGAAACTCGCGCGTGAGCTACCCGGGAACCATTGTTAATCCGAATATCAAACCGGAAAAATCAACTTCGTTCGAGCTGGGCCTTTCATCGGTATTCATGAAAAACCGATTGAGTTTTGATTTTACCTACTACAATATTGTTGACGAAAACCAGATTATTGACCTTAGCATCTCTGATGCAAGTGGTTTTGCATCGCGCAAAGTAAATGGCAATCAATACACAACCAATGGTTTCGAGGTGATGCTGAGTGCCAACCCGGTGCGTAAAAGCAATTTCCGTTGGGATGTTGGCTTTAACTGGACAACAAGTATTAAGAAGCTAACAGAGATTTATGGTGGTGCCAACAAATATGGAAATTACTCGCTTGACGAACGCGTTGATAATTTCTACGGAACAGGCTGGATGAAAACAGCCGATGGTCAGCTTATCGTATCGGAAGAAACCGGATTACCATCAAAAGATCCAAATCCGCAAATGTTAGGGCACCGAGATCCGAACTGGAAGTTTGGTTTGCAAAACCATTTTAAATACGGAAAACTTTCGCTCGATGTTGATATCGACGGATCGTTTGGCGGTGTAATGTGGTCGAGAACTGTTGAAAAAATGTGGTGGGGAGGAAAACATCCAAACTCAGTAGAATTCCGCGATGCGGAATATGCAGCCGGTCACCCGGTTTATGTTCCCGATGCTGTAAACGTTGTTAGCGGCGAATTAACTACCGATACCGATGGAAATGTAATTTCGGACACGCGCGAATACAAAACCAATGCCACTGCGCTGAGCTGGCAAACCTGGAGTCAGAACTACCCCTACCGCGCATATGTAACACAAGCCGAAAGCGAAAAATTTGCCAACGTTTTCGACCGTAGTTTTGTGAAATTACGCAAAGTGTCATTCACTTACGATCTAACCGATCTTGTAAATGTAAATGCGTTCAAAAAAATTGAAGCATCTGCCTACGGATACAACCTGGCCATGTGGAAAAAAGCAGACATTATAGATCCTGACTTTGGTAACGACGACAACCTCCAGGATCCGTCATCGCGCTACATTGGTTTAGGATTAACCGTAACATTCTAA
- a CDS encoding metallophosphoesterase: MKRRNFLGALGTSALGLSILSCETTVKTDQSKDRLFRIAHLTDMHIFESEKVARGMKQLLKEIHEMEDKPDFVLNTGDNIMDALKHSKEEVEQQWNAWTRYYKNELEYPLYSCIGNHDVWGWGLKDQPIQNDPLFGKAWAMKMLELEERFYAFEHKGWKFICLDSPAPVETASYTAQLDDTQFQWLEKELEHTKASTPICIVSHIPILSASVFYDGDNVKDGQWQVPGAWMHTDSKKIKELFYKYPNVKAALSGHVHLADKTEYLGVHYHCNGAACGGWWDGSYQEFGPAYAIIDFYADGSINTNLIQYKF; the protein is encoded by the coding sequence ATGAAAAGACGAAATTTCTTAGGAGCACTGGGAACTTCAGCGCTCGGCTTATCAATATTATCTTGTGAAACAACTGTAAAAACCGATCAAAGTAAAGATCGTTTGTTCCGTATAGCCCACCTTACCGACATGCACATTTTCGAATCGGAAAAAGTAGCCCGCGGAATGAAGCAGCTCTTAAAGGAAATTCATGAAATGGAAGACAAGCCGGACTTTGTTTTAAACACCGGCGACAACATTATGGATGCCTTAAAACATTCGAAAGAAGAAGTGGAACAACAGTGGAATGCCTGGACACGCTATTATAAAAACGAATTAGAATACCCCTTATACAGCTGCATTGGCAACCACGATGTTTGGGGCTGGGGGTTAAAAGACCAGCCAATTCAGAACGATCCGCTATTTGGGAAAGCATGGGCAATGAAAATGCTGGAACTTGAAGAACGATTTTATGCATTTGAACACAAAGGATGGAAATTTATTTGTCTCGACAGTCCGGCACCGGTTGAAACGGCAAGTTACACTGCCCAACTTGATGACACACAATTTCAGTGGTTAGAAAAAGAATTGGAGCACACCAAGGCATCAACGCCAATTTGTATTGTTTCGCATATTCCTATTTTATCTGCCTCGGTTTTTTACGATGGCGACAATGTAAAAGATGGACAATGGCAAGTTCCCGGAGCCTGGATGCACACCGACTCAAAGAAAATAAAAGAATTGTTTTATAAATACCCAAACGTGAAAGCCGCCTTAAGCGGGCACGTTCATTTGGCCGACAAAACCGAATATTTAGGAGTACACTATCATTGCAATGGTGCCGCGTGTGGTGGATGGTGGGACGGAAGTTACCAGGAATTTGGCCCGGCTTATGCCATAATCGACTTTTATGCCGATGGATCGATCAACACCAATTTAATACAATATAAATTCTAA
- a CDS encoding TonB-dependent receptor, which yields MKKFELTLFILLLSLSTVVAQSYVRVINAKTGNPIEHAMLISESFFTQTDESGRAKLDEFKLDEKIQFKHSSFLSYVSTRRKIESQSRTVLLMESPVRLDEVVVSVNRWKQSKTEIPHTIKSIQPDAVLQYNPQTTADLLGTASGVFIQKSQMGGGSPMIRGFAANRVLIMVDGIRMNNAIYRSGNLQNVISIDGQSLQNTEVIFGPGSVIYGSDALGGVMSFNTLSPKLSTNENFEAFGKVYSRYSSANFEKTGHFSYNFGGKKWASVISATYTDFDDLKMGTNGSDNYLRPQYVLDSPYSGADQIMENSNKREQKYTGYHQFNLMGKLRYRPNETIDVELGAHHSQTGNIPRYDRLIQYGGDELKYAEWYYGPQEWTLLSGRLQFKKDMLLFDKANLLLGYQDYTESRHDRKLNNDALRSRTENVNIYSLNLDFGKNLDNKSELFYGLESYFNKVGSTGFSEDLISGEQENIAPRYPNDSKYSSLAAYYSFKYSISPKIIFQMGSRFTFTHLEGKFDTNYYQFPFDGFDMNNSAFNGNLGIVWHPTTAWQINIHGSTGFRSPNIDDVAKVFDSEPGTVVVPNPDLKPEYARNLELSIIRSYENKLKVELTGFYTWLKDAMVRRAFDGLGQDSILYDGEMSRVEALVNAESATIYGTTVNIEYLFNNQWRTRHDITITKGEDSEGFPIRHVPPTFGSSHIIFEGPKLYLDFYVSYSGKLDFDELAPDEQDKPHLYLPDKNGDPYSPSWWTGNIKSNYHLNSKLTLSGGIENIFNKRYRPYSSGVVSPGRNFVISALFKI from the coding sequence GTGAAAAAATTCGAACTAACGCTATTTATACTTCTGCTTTCTCTATCTACTGTTGTTGCGCAATCGTATGTACGGGTAATAAATGCAAAAACCGGCAATCCTATCGAGCATGCCATGCTGATTTCTGAAAGTTTTTTTACACAAACAGATGAAAGTGGCCGCGCTAAACTCGACGAATTCAAATTAGATGAGAAAATTCAGTTCAAACATTCTTCCTTTTTATCGTATGTAAGTACCCGCCGAAAAATTGAAAGTCAGAGCAGAACAGTGTTGTTGATGGAAAGTCCGGTGCGTCTTGACGAAGTAGTTGTTTCGGTGAACCGCTGGAAACAATCGAAAACGGAAATTCCGCATACCATAAAATCAATACAACCCGACGCCGTTTTGCAATACAATCCGCAAACAACTGCCGATTTACTTGGAACGGCTAGTGGTGTATTTATCCAAAAAAGTCAGATGGGTGGAGGCAGCCCGATGATTCGTGGTTTTGCTGCCAACCGGGTGCTGATTATGGTTGATGGCATACGCATGAACAACGCCATTTACCGCAGCGGCAACCTACAAAACGTAATTTCAATTGATGGCCAGAGCCTGCAAAATACCGAAGTTATTTTTGGCCCGGGTTCGGTAATTTATGGCAGCGATGCACTTGGTGGAGTAATGAGCTTTAACACCCTTTCGCCTAAACTCTCAACAAACGAAAATTTCGAGGCTTTCGGTAAAGTCTATTCACGTTATTCGAGTGCCAATTTTGAAAAAACCGGTCATTTCTCGTATAATTTTGGAGGTAAAAAATGGGCATCGGTAATTAGCGCCACATATACTGATTTTGATGACCTGAAAATGGGAACTAACGGCAGCGATAACTATTTACGCCCGCAATATGTTTTGGATTCGCCTTATTCCGGAGCCGATCAGATTATGGAGAACAGCAACAAACGGGAACAAAAATATACGGGCTATCATCAGTTTAACCTGATGGGAAAACTGCGTTATCGGCCAAATGAAACTATTGATGTTGAACTGGGTGCGCACCACTCGCAAACTGGCAACATTCCGCGTTACGACCGTCTTATTCAATACGGTGGCGATGAATTGAAATACGCTGAATGGTATTATGGCCCACAGGAATGGACACTTTTATCGGGCCGCCTGCAATTTAAGAAAGACATGTTACTGTTTGACAAAGCAAATTTATTGCTGGGCTATCAGGATTACACCGAAAGCCGCCACGACCGCAAACTAAATAACGATGCTTTGCGTAGCCGCACCGAGAATGTAAATATATACTCCCTGAACCTCGATTTTGGGAAAAATCTGGATAATAAGAGTGAGCTTTTTTATGGTTTAGAAAGCTACTTTAATAAAGTTGGATCAACCGGATTTTCAGAAGATTTGATTTCGGGCGAGCAGGAAAATATCGCACCGCGTTACCCCAATGATTCAAAGTACTCAAGTTTGGCGGCTTATTATTCGTTCAAATATTCCATCAGTCCGAAAATTATTTTCCAAATGGGCTCGCGGTTTACGTTCACTCATTTGGAAGGAAAATTCGATACCAATTATTACCAGTTTCCTTTCGATGGATTCGATATGAACAACTCTGCATTTAACGGTAACCTTGGAATTGTTTGGCACCCTACTACCGCCTGGCAAATTAATATTCACGGATCAACCGGATTTCGCTCACCCAACATCGATGATGTTGCCAAAGTTTTCGACTCGGAACCCGGAACAGTTGTAGTTCCCAATCCCGATCTGAAACCGGAATATGCGCGCAATCTCGAGTTGAGTATTATTCGTTCGTACGAAAACAAATTAAAAGTTGAGCTAACCGGTTTTTACACTTGGCTGAAAGATGCCATGGTTAGACGAGCTTTCGACGGATTGGGGCAGGATTCGATTTTATACGATGGCGAAATGAGCCGCGTTGAAGCATTGGTAAATGCCGAGTCGGCAACAATTTACGGAACAACAGTAAATATTGAATACCTGTTTAACAACCAGTGGCGCACCCGCCACGACATTACCATAACAAAAGGAGAAGACTCTGAGGGATTTCCCATTCGTCATGTGCCACCAACATTTGGTTCGTCTCATATTATTTTCGAAGGGCCCAAATTATATCTCGATTTTTATGTGAGTTACAGCGGAAAACTTGATTTTGACGAGCTGGCTCCCGACGAACAGGACAAGCCGCATTTATATCTGCCGGATAAAAATGGAGACCCGTATTCGCCATCGTGGTGGACAGGGAATATAAAATCAAATTATCATCTCAATTCCAAACTCACACTCAGCGGTGGAATAGAAAATATTTTTAATAAACGCTATCGGCCTTATTCTTCGGGAGTTGTATCGCCGGGCAGAAACTTTGTTATTTCAGCGTTATTTAAAATTTAA